The following are from one region of the Salmo salar chromosome ssa27, Ssal_v3.1, whole genome shotgun sequence genome:
- the LOC106589037 gene encoding serine/threonine-protein kinase Sgk1, producing MAVTEAPCDLSYCKMRGIVSVLTAFIKERKMGLNDLISKLVSNPHICHHSEVDFLKIDENQNEELDEDELLNPMCLTFPRSSLAEELAIKPSDFDYLKIIGKGSFGKVLLARHRDSNEYYAVKVLQKKIILKKKEQKHIMAERSVLMKNIKHPFLVGLHFSFQTTDKLYFVLDYVNGGELFYHLQRERVFLEPRARFYAAEIASALGYLHSLHIVYRDLKPENILLASTGHIVLTDFGLCKEGLAPTGTTTTFCGTPEYLAPEVLQKQAYDRTVDWWCLGSVLYEMLYGLPPFYSRNTAEMYNNILNKPLILKPNVSNSGRELLEGLLQKDRTKRLGVKDDFMELKCHTFFSPINWDDLMARKITPPYIPSVSGPTDLRHFDPEFTHLPVTSSLCNTDGLLVTSSIKEAAGAFPGFSYGPTDGFM from the exons aTGGCTGTTACCGAGGCTCCATGCGACCTGTCTTATTGCAAGATGAGGGGAATTGTGTCAGTTCTCACTg CTTTTATCAAGGAGAGGAAAATGGGTCTGAATGACTTAATCTCAAAGCTGGTGTCAAACCCACATATCTGTCATCA CTCTGAAGTTGACTTCCTGAAGATCGATGAGAACCAGAATGAAGAGCTGGATGAGGATGAACTTCTGAATCCG ATGTGCCTGACGTTCCCCAGAAGCTCTCTAGCTGAGGAGTTGGCGATCAAACCAAGTGATTTCGACTACCTGAAAATCATTGGCAAAGGGAGCTTTGGGAAAGTCCTGCTGGCTCGTCACCGGGACAGCAACGAGTATTACGCCGTCAAGGTTCTGCAGAAGAAAATCATCTTGAAGAAGAAAGAG CAAAAGCATATCATGGCGGAGCGAAGTGTCCTGATGAAGAATATCAAACATCCTTTCCTGGTGGGGCTGCACTTTTCCTTCCAGACTACTGACAAACTCTACTTTGTCCTCGACTACGTGAATGGAGGAGAGTTGTTCtaccatctacagagagagagggtgttccTAGAACCCAGAGCCAGGTTCTACGCTGCAGAGATCGCCAGTGCTCTGGGATACCTCCACTCCCTGCATATTGTTTACAG AGATCTGAAGCCTGAGAATATCCTGCTAGCCTCTACGGGACACATCGTCCTGACAGACTTTGGCCTCTGCAAAGAGGGCCTGGCGCCCACTGGGACCACCACAACCTTCTGTGGAACGCCAGAGTACCTGGCCCCCGAGGTGCTGCAGAAGCAGGCGTACGACCGCACAGTGGACTGGTGGTGCCTGGGTTCAGTGCTGTACGAGATGCTCTACGGACTG CCACCCTTCTACAGTCGTAACACAGCTGAGATGTACAACAATATCCTGAACAAGCCTCTGATACTGAAGCCCAACGTGTCCAACTCAGGCAGGGAACTGTTGGAGGGACTCCTGCAAAAGGACCGCACCAAGAGGCTGGGAGTAAAAGATGATTTT ATGGAGCTGAAGTGCCACACCTTCTTCTCACCCATCAACTGGGATGACCTGATGGCCAGGAAGATCACACCACCCTACATTCCCTCTGTG AGCGGGCCCACGGACCTCAGGCACTTTGACCCAGAGTTCACCCACCTCCCTGTGACCTCGTCGCTGTGCAACACGGACGGCCTGCTGGTGACCAGTAGCATCAAGGAGGCAGCCGGAGCCTTCCCAGGCTTCTCCTATGGACCCACTGACGGCTTCATGTGA